The genomic window GCTGGTAACTAATTTGCACAGAGTTACAGCAGTTTGGTCTGTGGAGCTGTTTAGACTTACAGCTGCAAGAGTCCTGCACAGATCCTCCAGTGTTGTAAATGCTGGTATCCAACTCTAGTTTGTCGTGACAAGCGAGTAGCTGTGTGCCAGAGCCTGACTGTACCTCCTGGGGTAGAGCTGGAGCTCTGCAAGCAGTAGGTTTGCTGAAACTCCTGGCTCCTTGGTTTTTGATATTTGTCCCTACTTAAGTAttgcatgtattttaaatggGTAATTTGGGTAGCTATTTAATGCCTTGTCGTTGTTGCTTAACTGTCTTCCTTTCTATTGCCGTCGTAGAGGATTAACCTTAGTTTGGAACAGCAATAGTTTTCCTGAGTTTTAATTAGTAATTGGGCTTCTCATGGTTCAGATACCAGTAGCCCTGGAATATGGATGTTTGTAAAGCCTGTGCATATGTATGCTTCCCACTTTGGAAGGTCATTGAAGTAGTCATTAACTAACTGTTGCCTGTGATCTCCtaatttgacaaaaaaaaagtttttagcTCTTGTCCATCTGGTAAAAAGTAATTATTCCCACTGTGGCTCTCAAAGCCCCTGTCTGatacctttaaaaacaaaaaaatcttaggTGTTAGTAAGCTGTTATCAGTGGTGTTGGCAGAACTTTGGGAATATAGTTAGGTATTAAACTGCCTAGAATTACTGGTTTAATGTTTGATATTCCTTAATTTGCTATAACCATGGGGGAGAATAAATTTCTTAAAAGCAAACCTGTCTCGAATGCAGACACATTGTTAGCCTAAACTATAAACCAAATGCCCCTTACTCTCTTGTGGAGGTGAGCTGGGTGGAAGAACAGGAACTGCAATTCAAAGAGTGTGGCTGGTTAATATTAGAGCCtttgaagaaaaacataaagTTTGTCCAACTGGTAATACTAGCAAAATTTTTTTCATAGCAGCCTGAAAGTGAATAAACTCAGCTTTTTTGGCTCAGTTTCTTGTCTTTCACATTCTGTGAACTAAACCAGTCTGGTTTGTAATTTTAAACACTAGCATATTTTTCTAGTATAAAATGCAGGGTTTGTTGTAAAACTGCTCCGCTTGATCCTAATAAACCACTTAACTGCTGAAGAGCTAATCTAATGGCTTTAATGCATACAGCTTGTTTCAAGTTCTGTAGActggaagaaataaatgaaactcatttttatactttcaatgctttgaaaaataagcCACACTTATGTTGAGTTTTGTAGCAGCAGGCAAGCAGCACTTGTTTTTGAAGTCCAGCTTGTAGCATGAAAATAATCTTGAGTATAAGGCTGGCTTGTTTTGCACTAAAAGGTGTTCTGCAGGactacagaaaaatgaagtgaCACTCAAAACTTAAACTAGAAAATGGCTCTCTGTTGTAAAGCATTGAGGGGCACTGAGAAAAGTGTGTCATTTCAATGACTATTTtgagcaaatttaaaaaatatcctgGACTATTTTACATTGTGAGCTCTCAAATTCTAGTGGATATGCTGGAGAGGTGGACATAAAAGTCTGCTTTTAGGAAGAGGAATACTAAATTGTTACAATATTTTAAGGTATGGAAATGTAACAAAGCACTTGCCTTCTGTTTAGGTAAAATCGTTGGTAGTTAGAGAGTGGAGCTATACTATATTAAATTTTAAGTGATGTTTCAAAGTAattcttttcccctttaaatTTGTGGCATACAAGTTTGGCTCTGATTAAAACTTGCTTTGATTTGATCATATCAATTTAATGTTTTGACAGATACTTTGGGGACTCAAACCTCTTCACACATCCTTATTTTGCAATATTCCTGTTAGTTAGCTCTATGCTATATGGTGTCTCTTATGCTCCAGACGGCCTCTCTAGATTGTGTTGTAGAATGATCAAAATCTCCTCTTCCTTACTGACAGGCTCTAATCGATCTGACTCTTTGACTTTTGCAGGTGCTGTGAGCGATGTTGAGATGCAGGAACATTACGATGAGTTCTTTGAGGTATGTAAAGATGCATTGCAGTGTTACTGGATCTGTCACCACCAAGCAGTTAAATGGATGTAGTGGAGATAGCACAATTAGATGGATTCAGGAAAAAGCACTTCCTCAGGTGTTTGTATAAAGTGTACAGCCTTGTGTGAAATATTTCCAGGTGTAGCCATTGGTTAGTTTGGCCTTAATTTGACTGCTTGAAATAGACTTTGTTTAAAATCAGCATCTTAAGTGTTGTAGCATTTTGATTGTGTAATCTCCTTTTTTATACATTTAAAGTACACTCAATTATTTGTATAGAAACAAAGTACCTGAAACTACAGCATCAGGGTTTCTGTGTTGTGCTTTCGGTGCATCCTGTGTATTATGTAATGCTGTGCATGTTTTCCATAGGTTTTTATTGTATCTTGTTAGTGCTGTGCTTACAGATAGCCAAGCAAATACTTATCTTAAAcccaaaaatgaaaaagaaaaaataaagtgatcCTGCTTTTTTCCAAGGGAGGTCTTCTTTTTATACTTAGAGTTAAATGCAATATTTCTGTACTTACAAGTAATGTGCTGCAAAGTTCTGCTGGGTTGCTTTGTGCTTAGGAGGTCTTCACAGAAATGGAGGAGAAATACGGCGAAGTTGAGGAGATGAACGTTTGTGATAACcttggagatcatctagttgGAAATGTATACGTAAAGGTAGGATGAAGAGATGTTCATGTAATCAGGAGGGGTGGTATTTATTGATTTAGTATTTTGAAAGCTACTCTATGCTTGTAGACTTTGCAAGGGAAGATCTTCAGTATATAAGCTCCTCTCCAACTTCACAATTTAAAGTAGAGTAAAAATGTGAAAGGAAtccaaaagaaattttaataaattttgagAAACTTTCTTGATAGTTAAAATCCATGTAATTTTCAGAAAgattaacacttttttttttcttttacatagTTATAAACAGTCACCACTACTGGACTGTTTAGTTTGGCAGGATTAATTTGGGATTTGTCTTAGCATCATGCTGCCCTTTAAGCACATCAGTATGAGAGAGGTTTATATGCCACAGGTGCATTAATTTTCTAACTTCCCAGTTAAACACTATCTGAAACCAAGTTAGATAGGGCAGTAGCTGGGTGGTTCAAGGTGCAAACTGGAGTAAGTAGGTTTAACTTCTAAAAGTCATTGGTATCTCTTGAATAATGAGTACAAAGTTGTCACCCACAGAAATTTTACTGTGTGTTCATGGTGTTGGGGAGGTGTGAGAAAGTTTCTTTGAATATTTTGGCTGTACCTTCCCTCAGCTGGAAAGTATTTTCACACCTGAAATTCTTGACTCTGTAGGTcataatcaaaacaaaaagtcGTCTTAAAACAACTAGCTGTGAAAAGGCATTTCAAATTTAAGTTTTACATTCATCGTAAAACAGGATCTGATTTTTGTAAATACTAATTTAAATGAATAAGAGCTCcagttttaatataaatttctCTTAAATAGTTGAAAAAATGCATTACATCAGGACTGTTGGTGCTCCAGAAAGTAATCATAAGCATTCTCTTGGTTTAAAGCTGTACTAAGAAAACTCAGTCTCTTCTATTGACTGACTTCTGCACTTGAAAGACCAAATAGAgcataatgaaaagaaaaatcaatgttttGATTAGCCCTTGAGTCCCAGTTACTCAAAAGCTGGCATATTTACCTTTGATTTGATGGACTGTCCAAGAAACCTGAAGTAGCTTCTGGTTTCATTACTAGCTGTGAGCCTCAGGTATTGCACAACTGATTTGATAGGAATCTTTTACCTACTCCTGTTGCTTCTCTGTATTGTAaggaaaatgttgcttttgcttttagttTCGCCGTGAAGAAGATGCAGAAAAGGCTGTGATTGACCTGAACAATCGCTGGTTTAATGGGCAGCCCATCCATGCCGAGCTCTCACCTGTGACTGACTTCAGAGAGGCCTGCTGCCGTCAATATGAAATGGGGTAAAGCAATGGCTTCCTCTTGCCTTGGCAGCCTCTGAGGTGTTTGCACAGTAGGGAGGGTGCTTGGGTGTGGGTTTTACGTAGTCGAGTGTAGGAAGAAGACTACTTCAGGTAACAGTAATGTGGAGGATCTGCAGTGAACCTCTTGTCTTCTGCCatcttttggggattttgttgtAGAAGTGAGGCACTGTCAGTAAATGATGCTTGTAATTTACTGGGTTTAATATTAGAGGTGATAAAGATCTAAGCAGATAATGTAG from Corvus hawaiiensis isolate bCorHaw1 chromosome 2, bCorHaw1.pri.cur, whole genome shotgun sequence includes these protein-coding regions:
- the U2AF1 gene encoding splicing factor U2AF 35 kDa subunit isoform X3, whose translation is MQEHYDEFFEEVFTEMEEKYGEVEEMNVCDNLGDHLVGNVYVKFRREEDAEKAVIDLNNRWFNGQPIHAELSPVTDFREACCRQYEMGECTRGGFCNFMHLKPISRELRRELYGRRRKKHRSRSRSRERRSRSRDRGRGGGGGGGGGRERDRRRSRDRERSGRF